In a single window of the Callithrix jacchus isolate 240 chromosome 1, calJac240_pri, whole genome shotgun sequence genome:
- the MORC2 gene encoding ATPase MORC2 isoform X3: MLCFLDDGAGMDPSDAASVIQFGKSAKRTPESTQIGQYGNGLKSGSMRIGKDFILFTKKEDTMTCLFLSRTFHEEEGIDEVIVPLPTWNAQTREPVTDNVEKFAIETELIYKYSPFRTEEEVMTQFMKIPGDSGTLVIIFNLKLMDNGEPELDIISNPRDIQMAETSPEGTKPERRSFRAYAAVLYIDPRMRIFIHGHKVQTKRLSCCLYKPRMYKYTSSRFKTRAEQEVKKAEHVARIAEEKAREAESKARTLEVRLGGDLTRDSRVMLRQVQNTAITLRREADVKKRIKEAKQRALKEPKELNFVFGVNIEHRDLDGMFIYNCSRLIKMYEKVGPQLEGGMACGGVVGVVDVPYLVLEPTHNKQDFADAKEYRHLLRAMGEHLAQYWKDIAIAQRGIIKFWDEFGYLSANWNQPPSSELRYKRRRAMEIPTTIQCDLCLKWRTLPFQLSSVEKDYPDTWVCSMNPDPEQDRCEASEQKQKVPLGTFRKDMKTQEEKQKQLTEKIRQQQEKLEALQKTTPIRSQADLKKLPLEVTTRPSTEEPARRPQRPRSPPLPAVIRNAPSRPPSLPTPRPASQPRKAPVISSVPKPPALAAREEASTSRLLQPPEVPRKPANTLVKTVSRPAPLVQQLSPSLLPNSKSSREVPSPKVIKTPVVKKAEPPIKLSPATPSRKRSVAVSDEEVEEEAERRKERCKRGRFVVKEEKKDSNELSDSAGEEDSADLKRAQKDKGLHVEVRVNREWYTGRVTAVEVAKHVVRWKVKFDYVPTDTTPRDRWVEKGSEDVRLMKPPSPEYQSLDMQQEGREEEEATVAQQAIAMAEPSTSECLRIEPDTTAPSTNHETIDLLVQILRNCLRYFLPPSFPISKKQLSAMNSDELISFPLKEYFKQYEVGLQNLCNSYQSRADSRAKASEESLRTSERKLRETEEKLQKLRTNIVALLQKVQEDIDINTDDELDAYIEDLITKGD; this comes from the exons ATGCTTTGCTTTTTGGATGATGGAGCGGGAATGGATCCAA GTGATGCTGCCAGTGTGATCCAATTTGGGAAGTCGGCCAAACGAACACCTGAGTCCACTCAGATTGGGCAATATGGGAATGGGTTGAAATC GGGCTCGATGCGCATTGGGAAGGATTTTATCCTGTTCACCAAGAAGGAAGACACCATGACCTGCCTCTTTCTGTCTCGTACCTTTCATGAGGAAGAAGGCATTGATGAA GTGATAGTCCCACTGCCCACCTGGAATGCTCAGACCCGGGAACCTGTCACAGACAATGTAGAGAAATTTGCCATTGAGACAGAACTCATCTATAAGTACTCTCCTTTTCGCACTGAGGAGGAAGTGATGACCCAATTTATGAAGATTCCTGGGGATAGCG GAACACTGGTGATCATCTTCAATCTCAAGCTCATGGATAATGGAGAGCCAGAGCTAGACATAATCTCAAATCCAAGAGATATCCAAATGGCAGAGACATCCCCAGAGGGCAC GAAGCCAGAGCGGCGTTCGTTCCGGGCCTATGCTGCTGTGCTGTATATTGATCCCCGGATGAGGATCTTCATCCACGGGCACAAGGTTCAGACCAAGAGGCTCTCCTGCTGCCTGTACAAGCCCAG GATGTACAAGTACACGTCAAGCCGTTTCAAGACCCGTGCGGAGCAGGAGGTGAAGAAAGCAGAGCACGTAGCAAGGATTG CTGAAGAGAAGGCACGGGAGGCGGAGAGCAAAGCTCGGACATTAGAAGTACGCCTAGGTGGAGACCTCACGCGGGACTCCAGG GTGATGTTGCGACAGGTCCAGAACACAGCCATCACTCTGCGCAGAGAAGCTGATGTCAAGAAGAGGATCAAGGAGGCCAAGCAGCG aGCACTTAAAGAACCGAAGGAACTGAATTTTGTTTTTGGGGTCAACATTGAACACCGGGACCTGGATGGCATGTTCATCTACAACTGTAGCCGGCTGATCAAGATGTATGAGAAAGTGGGCCCACAGCTGGAAGGGGGCAT GGCATGCGGTGGGGTTGTTGGGGTTGTTGATGTGCCCTACTTAGTCCTGGAGCCTACACACAACAAACAGGACTTTGCTGATGCCAAGGAGTACCGGCACTTGCTCCGAGCAATGGGGGAGCACCTGGCACAGTATTGGAAGGACATTGCCATTG CACAGCGGGGAATCATCAAGTTCTGGGATGAGTTTGGCTACCTCTCTGCCAACTGGAACCAGCCCCCATCCAGCGAGCTGCGTTACAAACGCCGGAGAGCTATGGAAATCCCCACCACCATCCAGTGTG atttgtgTCTGAAGTGGAGAACCCTCCCCTTCCAGCTGAGTTCTGTGGAAAAAGATTACCCTGACACCTGGGTTTGCTCCATGAACCCTGATCCCGAACAGGACCG GTGTGAGGCTTCTGAACAGAAGCAGAAGGTTCCCCTGGGAACATTCAGAAAGGACatgaagacacaggaagaaaagcagaaacaactgACAGAGAAAATTCGCCAGCAGCAGGAGAAGCTGGAGGCCCTTCAG AAAACCACACCCATCCGCTCCCAAGCAGACCTGAAGAAATTGCCCTTGGAAGTGACCACTAGACCTTCCACTGAG GAACCTGCACGTAGACCTCAGCGTCCTCGGTCGCCTCCTTTACCTGCTGTGATCAGGAATGCCCCCAGCAGACCCCCTTCTCTGCCAACTCCTAGACCAGCCAGCCAGCCCCGAAAGGCTCCTGTCATCAGCAGTGTCCCAAAGCCCCCTGCTTTGGCAGCCCGGGAGGAGGCCAGCACATCCAGGCTGCTCCAGCCACCCGAGGTACCCCGAAAGCCTGCCAACACTCTCGTCAAGACTGTATCCCGACCTGCTCCTCTGGTGCAGCAACTGTCACCATCTTTACTGCCCAATTCCAAGAGCTCTCGGGAGGTCCCTTCTCCCAAAGTCATCAAGACTCCAGTGGTGAAGAAGGCAGAGCCACCCATCAAACTCTCCCCG GCTACCCCTAGTCGAAAGCGGAGTGTCGCAGTTTCTGATGAAGAAGTTGAGGAAGAAgctgagaggaggaaggagaggtgcAAGCGGGGCAGATTTGTtgtgaaggaggaaaaaaaggactCAAATGAG CTTTCAGACAGTGCGGGGGAAGAGGACTCAGCTGACCTCAAGAGAGCTCAGAAAG ATAAAGGGCTGCATGTGGAGGTGCGTGTGAATAGGGAGTGGTACACGGGCCGTGTCACAGCCGTGGAGGTGGCCAAGCATGTGGTGCGGTGGAAGGTGAAGTTTGACTACGTGCCCACAGACACGACACCGAGAGACCGCTG GGTGGAGAAAGGCAGTGAGGATGTGCGGCTGATGAAACCCCCTTCTCCGGAATATCAGAGCCTTGACATGCagcaggagggcagggaggaagaggaggccaCTGTCGCCCAGCAGGCCATAGCCATGGCAGAGCCCTCTACTTCCGAATGCCTCCGCATCGAGCCTGACACCACTGCCCCAAGCACCAATCACGAGACCATCGACCTGCTTGTTCAGATCCTCCG GAATTGTTTACGGTACTTCCTGCCTCCAAGTTTCCCCATCTCCAAGAAGCAGCTGAGTGCTATGAATTCAGATGAGCTAATATCTTTTCCTCTG AAAGAGTACTTCAAGCAATATGAAGTGGGGCTTCAGAACCTGTGCAATTCCTACCAGAGCCGTGCTGACTCCCGGGCCAAGGCCTCCGAGGAAAGCCTGCGCACCTCTGAGAGGAAGCTCCGCGAGACGGAGGAGAAGCTGCAGAAGCTGAGGACCAACATCGTGGCACTCCTGCAAAAGGTGCAGGAG
- the MORC2 gene encoding ATPase MORC2 isoform X1: MAFTNYSSLNRAQLTFEYLHTNSTTHEFLFGALAELVDNARDADATRIDIYAERREDLRGGFMLCFLDDGAGMDPSDAASVIQFGKSAKRTPESTQIGQYGNGLKSGSMRIGKDFILFTKKEDTMTCLFLSRTFHEEEGIDEVIVPLPTWNAQTREPVTDNVEKFAIETELIYKYSPFRTEEEVMTQFMKIPGDSGTLVIIFNLKLMDNGEPELDIISNPRDIQMAETSPEGTKPERRSFRAYAAVLYIDPRMRIFIHGHKVQTKRLSCCLYKPRMYKYTSSRFKTRAEQEVKKAEHVARIAEEKAREAESKARTLEVRLGGDLTRDSRVMLRQVQNTAITLRREADVKKRIKEAKQRALKEPKELNFVFGVNIEHRDLDGMFIYNCSRLIKMYEKVGPQLEGGMACGGVVGVVDVPYLVLEPTHNKQDFADAKEYRHLLRAMGEHLAQYWKDIAIAQRGIIKFWDEFGYLSANWNQPPSSELRYKRRRAMEIPTTIQCDLCLKWRTLPFQLSSVEKDYPDTWVCSMNPDPEQDRCEASEQKQKVPLGTFRKDMKTQEEKQKQLTEKIRQQQEKLEALQKTTPIRSQADLKKLPLEVTTRPSTEEPARRPQRPRSPPLPAVIRNAPSRPPSLPTPRPASQPRKAPVISSVPKPPALAAREEASTSRLLQPPEVPRKPANTLVKTVSRPAPLVQQLSPSLLPNSKSSREVPSPKVIKTPVVKKAEPPIKLSPATPSRKRSVAVSDEEVEEEAERRKERCKRGRFVVKEEKKDSNELSDSAGEEDSADLKRAQKDKGLHVEVRVNREWYTGRVTAVEVAKHVVRWKVKFDYVPTDTTPRDRWVEKGSEDVRLMKPPSPEYQSLDMQQEGREEEEATVAQQAIAMAEPSTSECLRIEPDTTAPSTNHETIDLLVQILRNCLRYFLPPSFPISKKQLSAMNSDELISFPLKEYFKQYEVGLQNLCNSYQSRADSRAKASEESLRTSERKLRETEEKLQKLRTNIVALLQKVQEDIDINTDDELDAYIEDLITKGD, translated from the exons AACCACTCACGAATTCTTGTTTGGTGCTCTCGCTGAACTGGTTGATAATGCAAG AGATGCTGATGCCACCAGAATAGATATTTATGCAG AAAGACGAGAGGACCTTCGAGGAGGATTTATGCTTTGCTTTTTGGATGATGGAGCGGGAATGGATCCAA GTGATGCTGCCAGTGTGATCCAATTTGGGAAGTCGGCCAAACGAACACCTGAGTCCACTCAGATTGGGCAATATGGGAATGGGTTGAAATC GGGCTCGATGCGCATTGGGAAGGATTTTATCCTGTTCACCAAGAAGGAAGACACCATGACCTGCCTCTTTCTGTCTCGTACCTTTCATGAGGAAGAAGGCATTGATGAA GTGATAGTCCCACTGCCCACCTGGAATGCTCAGACCCGGGAACCTGTCACAGACAATGTAGAGAAATTTGCCATTGAGACAGAACTCATCTATAAGTACTCTCCTTTTCGCACTGAGGAGGAAGTGATGACCCAATTTATGAAGATTCCTGGGGATAGCG GAACACTGGTGATCATCTTCAATCTCAAGCTCATGGATAATGGAGAGCCAGAGCTAGACATAATCTCAAATCCAAGAGATATCCAAATGGCAGAGACATCCCCAGAGGGCAC GAAGCCAGAGCGGCGTTCGTTCCGGGCCTATGCTGCTGTGCTGTATATTGATCCCCGGATGAGGATCTTCATCCACGGGCACAAGGTTCAGACCAAGAGGCTCTCCTGCTGCCTGTACAAGCCCAG GATGTACAAGTACACGTCAAGCCGTTTCAAGACCCGTGCGGAGCAGGAGGTGAAGAAAGCAGAGCACGTAGCAAGGATTG CTGAAGAGAAGGCACGGGAGGCGGAGAGCAAAGCTCGGACATTAGAAGTACGCCTAGGTGGAGACCTCACGCGGGACTCCAGG GTGATGTTGCGACAGGTCCAGAACACAGCCATCACTCTGCGCAGAGAAGCTGATGTCAAGAAGAGGATCAAGGAGGCCAAGCAGCG aGCACTTAAAGAACCGAAGGAACTGAATTTTGTTTTTGGGGTCAACATTGAACACCGGGACCTGGATGGCATGTTCATCTACAACTGTAGCCGGCTGATCAAGATGTATGAGAAAGTGGGCCCACAGCTGGAAGGGGGCAT GGCATGCGGTGGGGTTGTTGGGGTTGTTGATGTGCCCTACTTAGTCCTGGAGCCTACACACAACAAACAGGACTTTGCTGATGCCAAGGAGTACCGGCACTTGCTCCGAGCAATGGGGGAGCACCTGGCACAGTATTGGAAGGACATTGCCATTG CACAGCGGGGAATCATCAAGTTCTGGGATGAGTTTGGCTACCTCTCTGCCAACTGGAACCAGCCCCCATCCAGCGAGCTGCGTTACAAACGCCGGAGAGCTATGGAAATCCCCACCACCATCCAGTGTG atttgtgTCTGAAGTGGAGAACCCTCCCCTTCCAGCTGAGTTCTGTGGAAAAAGATTACCCTGACACCTGGGTTTGCTCCATGAACCCTGATCCCGAACAGGACCG GTGTGAGGCTTCTGAACAGAAGCAGAAGGTTCCCCTGGGAACATTCAGAAAGGACatgaagacacaggaagaaaagcagaaacaactgACAGAGAAAATTCGCCAGCAGCAGGAGAAGCTGGAGGCCCTTCAG AAAACCACACCCATCCGCTCCCAAGCAGACCTGAAGAAATTGCCCTTGGAAGTGACCACTAGACCTTCCACTGAG GAACCTGCACGTAGACCTCAGCGTCCTCGGTCGCCTCCTTTACCTGCTGTGATCAGGAATGCCCCCAGCAGACCCCCTTCTCTGCCAACTCCTAGACCAGCCAGCCAGCCCCGAAAGGCTCCTGTCATCAGCAGTGTCCCAAAGCCCCCTGCTTTGGCAGCCCGGGAGGAGGCCAGCACATCCAGGCTGCTCCAGCCACCCGAGGTACCCCGAAAGCCTGCCAACACTCTCGTCAAGACTGTATCCCGACCTGCTCCTCTGGTGCAGCAACTGTCACCATCTTTACTGCCCAATTCCAAGAGCTCTCGGGAGGTCCCTTCTCCCAAAGTCATCAAGACTCCAGTGGTGAAGAAGGCAGAGCCACCCATCAAACTCTCCCCG GCTACCCCTAGTCGAAAGCGGAGTGTCGCAGTTTCTGATGAAGAAGTTGAGGAAGAAgctgagaggaggaaggagaggtgcAAGCGGGGCAGATTTGTtgtgaaggaggaaaaaaaggactCAAATGAG CTTTCAGACAGTGCGGGGGAAGAGGACTCAGCTGACCTCAAGAGAGCTCAGAAAG ATAAAGGGCTGCATGTGGAGGTGCGTGTGAATAGGGAGTGGTACACGGGCCGTGTCACAGCCGTGGAGGTGGCCAAGCATGTGGTGCGGTGGAAGGTGAAGTTTGACTACGTGCCCACAGACACGACACCGAGAGACCGCTG GGTGGAGAAAGGCAGTGAGGATGTGCGGCTGATGAAACCCCCTTCTCCGGAATATCAGAGCCTTGACATGCagcaggagggcagggaggaagaggaggccaCTGTCGCCCAGCAGGCCATAGCCATGGCAGAGCCCTCTACTTCCGAATGCCTCCGCATCGAGCCTGACACCACTGCCCCAAGCACCAATCACGAGACCATCGACCTGCTTGTTCAGATCCTCCG GAATTGTTTACGGTACTTCCTGCCTCCAAGTTTCCCCATCTCCAAGAAGCAGCTGAGTGCTATGAATTCAGATGAGCTAATATCTTTTCCTCTG AAAGAGTACTTCAAGCAATATGAAGTGGGGCTTCAGAACCTGTGCAATTCCTACCAGAGCCGTGCTGACTCCCGGGCCAAGGCCTCCGAGGAAAGCCTGCGCACCTCTGAGAGGAAGCTCCGCGAGACGGAGGAGAAGCTGCAGAAGCTGAGGACCAACATCGTGGCACTCCTGCAAAAGGTGCAGGAG
- the MORC2 gene encoding ATPase MORC2 isoform X2, whose amino-acid sequence MAFTNYSSLNRAQLTFEYLHTNSTTHEFLFGALAELVDNARDADATRIDIYAERREDLRGGFMLCFLDDGAGMDPSDAASVIQFGKSAKRTPESTQIGQYGNGLKSGSMRIGKDFILFTKKEDTMTCLFLSRTFHEEEGIDEVIVPLPTWNAQTREPVTDNVEKFAIETELIYKYSPFRTEEEVMTQFMKIPGDSGTLVIIFNLKLMDNGEPELDIISNPRDIQMAETSPEGTKPERRSFRAYAAVLYIDPRMRIFIHGHKVQTKRLSCCLYKPRMYKYTSSRFKTRAEQEVKKAEHVARIAEEKAREAESKARTLEVRLGGDLTRDSRVMLRQVQNTAITLRREADVKKRIKEAKQRALKEPKELNFVFGVNIEHRDLDGMFIYNCSRLIKMYEKVGPQLEGGMACGGVVGVVDVPYLVLEPTHNKQDFADAKEYRHLLRAMGEHLAQYWKDIAIAQRGIIKFWDEFGYLSANWNQPPSSELRYKRRRAMEIPTTIQCDLCLKWRTLPFQLSSVEKDYPDTWVCSMNPDPEQDRCEASEQKQKVPLGTFRKDMKTQEEKQKQLTEKIRQQQEKLEALQKTTPIRSQADLKKLPLEVTTRPSTEEPARRPQRPRSPPLPAVIRNAPSRPPSLPTPRPASQPRKAPVISSVPKPPALAAREEASTSRLLQPPEVPRKPANTLVKTVSRPAPLVQQLSPSLLPNSKSSREVPSPKVIKTPVVKKAEPPIKLSPATPSRKRSVAVSDEEVEEEAERRKERCKRGRFVVKEEKKDSNELSDSAGEEDSADLKRAQKDKGLHVEVRVNREWYTGRVTAVEVAKHVVRWKVKFDYVPTDTTPRDRWVEKGSEDVRLMKPPSPEYQSLDMQQEGREEEEATVAQQAIAMAEPSTSECLRIEPDTTAPSTNHETIDLLVQILRNCLRYFLPPSFPISKKQLSAMNSDELISFPLKEYFKQYEVGLQNLCNSYQSRADSRAKASEESLRTSERKLRETEEKLQKLRTNIVALLQKDIDINTDDELDAYIEDLITKGD is encoded by the exons AACCACTCACGAATTCTTGTTTGGTGCTCTCGCTGAACTGGTTGATAATGCAAG AGATGCTGATGCCACCAGAATAGATATTTATGCAG AAAGACGAGAGGACCTTCGAGGAGGATTTATGCTTTGCTTTTTGGATGATGGAGCGGGAATGGATCCAA GTGATGCTGCCAGTGTGATCCAATTTGGGAAGTCGGCCAAACGAACACCTGAGTCCACTCAGATTGGGCAATATGGGAATGGGTTGAAATC GGGCTCGATGCGCATTGGGAAGGATTTTATCCTGTTCACCAAGAAGGAAGACACCATGACCTGCCTCTTTCTGTCTCGTACCTTTCATGAGGAAGAAGGCATTGATGAA GTGATAGTCCCACTGCCCACCTGGAATGCTCAGACCCGGGAACCTGTCACAGACAATGTAGAGAAATTTGCCATTGAGACAGAACTCATCTATAAGTACTCTCCTTTTCGCACTGAGGAGGAAGTGATGACCCAATTTATGAAGATTCCTGGGGATAGCG GAACACTGGTGATCATCTTCAATCTCAAGCTCATGGATAATGGAGAGCCAGAGCTAGACATAATCTCAAATCCAAGAGATATCCAAATGGCAGAGACATCCCCAGAGGGCAC GAAGCCAGAGCGGCGTTCGTTCCGGGCCTATGCTGCTGTGCTGTATATTGATCCCCGGATGAGGATCTTCATCCACGGGCACAAGGTTCAGACCAAGAGGCTCTCCTGCTGCCTGTACAAGCCCAG GATGTACAAGTACACGTCAAGCCGTTTCAAGACCCGTGCGGAGCAGGAGGTGAAGAAAGCAGAGCACGTAGCAAGGATTG CTGAAGAGAAGGCACGGGAGGCGGAGAGCAAAGCTCGGACATTAGAAGTACGCCTAGGTGGAGACCTCACGCGGGACTCCAGG GTGATGTTGCGACAGGTCCAGAACACAGCCATCACTCTGCGCAGAGAAGCTGATGTCAAGAAGAGGATCAAGGAGGCCAAGCAGCG aGCACTTAAAGAACCGAAGGAACTGAATTTTGTTTTTGGGGTCAACATTGAACACCGGGACCTGGATGGCATGTTCATCTACAACTGTAGCCGGCTGATCAAGATGTATGAGAAAGTGGGCCCACAGCTGGAAGGGGGCAT GGCATGCGGTGGGGTTGTTGGGGTTGTTGATGTGCCCTACTTAGTCCTGGAGCCTACACACAACAAACAGGACTTTGCTGATGCCAAGGAGTACCGGCACTTGCTCCGAGCAATGGGGGAGCACCTGGCACAGTATTGGAAGGACATTGCCATTG CACAGCGGGGAATCATCAAGTTCTGGGATGAGTTTGGCTACCTCTCTGCCAACTGGAACCAGCCCCCATCCAGCGAGCTGCGTTACAAACGCCGGAGAGCTATGGAAATCCCCACCACCATCCAGTGTG atttgtgTCTGAAGTGGAGAACCCTCCCCTTCCAGCTGAGTTCTGTGGAAAAAGATTACCCTGACACCTGGGTTTGCTCCATGAACCCTGATCCCGAACAGGACCG GTGTGAGGCTTCTGAACAGAAGCAGAAGGTTCCCCTGGGAACATTCAGAAAGGACatgaagacacaggaagaaaagcagaaacaactgACAGAGAAAATTCGCCAGCAGCAGGAGAAGCTGGAGGCCCTTCAG AAAACCACACCCATCCGCTCCCAAGCAGACCTGAAGAAATTGCCCTTGGAAGTGACCACTAGACCTTCCACTGAG GAACCTGCACGTAGACCTCAGCGTCCTCGGTCGCCTCCTTTACCTGCTGTGATCAGGAATGCCCCCAGCAGACCCCCTTCTCTGCCAACTCCTAGACCAGCCAGCCAGCCCCGAAAGGCTCCTGTCATCAGCAGTGTCCCAAAGCCCCCTGCTTTGGCAGCCCGGGAGGAGGCCAGCACATCCAGGCTGCTCCAGCCACCCGAGGTACCCCGAAAGCCTGCCAACACTCTCGTCAAGACTGTATCCCGACCTGCTCCTCTGGTGCAGCAACTGTCACCATCTTTACTGCCCAATTCCAAGAGCTCTCGGGAGGTCCCTTCTCCCAAAGTCATCAAGACTCCAGTGGTGAAGAAGGCAGAGCCACCCATCAAACTCTCCCCG GCTACCCCTAGTCGAAAGCGGAGTGTCGCAGTTTCTGATGAAGAAGTTGAGGAAGAAgctgagaggaggaaggagaggtgcAAGCGGGGCAGATTTGTtgtgaaggaggaaaaaaaggactCAAATGAG CTTTCAGACAGTGCGGGGGAAGAGGACTCAGCTGACCTCAAGAGAGCTCAGAAAG ATAAAGGGCTGCATGTGGAGGTGCGTGTGAATAGGGAGTGGTACACGGGCCGTGTCACAGCCGTGGAGGTGGCCAAGCATGTGGTGCGGTGGAAGGTGAAGTTTGACTACGTGCCCACAGACACGACACCGAGAGACCGCTG GGTGGAGAAAGGCAGTGAGGATGTGCGGCTGATGAAACCCCCTTCTCCGGAATATCAGAGCCTTGACATGCagcaggagggcagggaggaagaggaggccaCTGTCGCCCAGCAGGCCATAGCCATGGCAGAGCCCTCTACTTCCGAATGCCTCCGCATCGAGCCTGACACCACTGCCCCAAGCACCAATCACGAGACCATCGACCTGCTTGTTCAGATCCTCCG GAATTGTTTACGGTACTTCCTGCCTCCAAGTTTCCCCATCTCCAAGAAGCAGCTGAGTGCTATGAATTCAGATGAGCTAATATCTTTTCCTCTG AAAGAGTACTTCAAGCAATATGAAGTGGGGCTTCAGAACCTGTGCAATTCCTACCAGAGCCGTGCTGACTCCCGGGCCAAGGCCTCCGAGGAAAGCCTGCGCACCTCTGAGAGGAAGCTCCGCGAGACGGAGGAGAAGCTGCAGAAGCTGAGGACCAACATCGTGGCACTCCTGCAAAAG